In Planococcus sp. MB-3u-03, the DNA window CGACCGCTTTCAGCTCGAAGCCAAGCGTCGTCTTCTCCAGGATAAGCCACATGACGCCAACCATGATGAGCGCCAGCAATAATCCCAAGTGCAAGCGGGAAAATTCCGTCAAGTTCTCCAGAAATTCAGAACGAAGGGAAGCACTGGCGAAAATTCGCTCCGTGCGGTCTCCCCCTTCCGATACCGTCCGGATCAATGCGTTGGTCACGTGAAGCGCAATATAGTTCATCATGATGGTGACGATGACTTCATGCACGCGGAACTTGGCTTTCAATAGCCCGGGAACAAAGCCCCATAAAGCCCCTGCTACAGCCGCCGCCAAAATCGCCAGCGGCAAGTGGATGATTTTCGGCAGTTCAACCGCTACGCCGACATAAGCTGCAGCGAACCACCCAACGATCAATTGCCCTTCGACCCCGATATTGAAAAGTCCTGAGCGGAAAGCGAATGCAACGGCTAAACCAGCCAATAGATAAGGTGTAATTTGGCGAAGCGTTTCGCCGATAGTGTAAAGGTCCCCAAAAATACCGTTCCATAATGCAGCATAGCCTTCGATCGGGCTATAGCCGCTGACGAGCATGATGATCGCCCCAACGATCAGGCCAAGCACGACGGAAACGATCGGGACCAGCAAGTTTGTCGCTCTATTCGACACGGTGCTTCCCGCCTTTCTTGTCTTTGTCCGCATGTCCTGCCATGAGAAGACCCAGTTCTTGTTCGGTCGTTTCTTCAGGAATGACCACATCCACGATTTCACCGTCGTGGATAACGGCGATCCGGTCGGAAACATTCATGACTTCATCCAGTTCGAAAGAAATCAATAGCACCGCTTTTCCATTGTCACGCTGTTCGATCAAACGGCTATGGATAAATTCGATAGCCCCGACGTCCAAACCGCGCGTCG includes these proteins:
- a CDS encoding ABC transporter permease is translated as MSNRATNLLVPIVSVVLGLIVGAIIMLVSGYSPIEGYAALWNGIFGDLYTIGETLRQITPYLLAGLAVAFAFRSGLFNIGVEGQLIVGWFAAAYVGVAVELPKIIHLPLAILAAAVAGALWGFVPGLLKAKFRVHEVIVTIMMNYIALHVTNALIRTVSEGGDRTERIFASASLRSEFLENLTEFSRLHLGLLLALIMVGVMWLILEKTTLGFELKAVGFNQHASEYAGMNVNKNIIMAMVISGAFAGLAGAMEALGTFEYVSSKGGFTGIGFDGIAVALLGMNTPLGVIFGATLFGSLKYGALNMPNAAGIPIEIVEIVIAVIIFFVASGYIIRLLLLRAAGKKKEAK